DNA from Campylobacter concisus:
AGGTAAATGCGATCCACTATTTTTCGCTAATTGGTGGCTTTTTTGGAGCATTTTTAACGATGCTTGCTTTTAAAAAGGTTGCAAAAGATAAATTTACTCTAATAGAGCTCATTATTTTTACGCTTTGGGTGCTTATAATCGCCGTAGTCATCTTTAAATTTCAAACCATTCTTGACATTTTTAGGGGAATTTAGATGGATGAGAGGATAGTTAAATTTTTAAAAAAGATGCATCTTGCAAGCGTTTGCACCATTGATGATGGAGGTCAGCCTTACGCTTTTAGCGCGTTTTACGC
Protein-coding regions in this window:
- a CDS encoding L-arabinose ABC transporter, with product MCCFGTRIFLLMLITVLSFVFARLCPVLPVVGYYLILANLLAILMFSLFFKGLLPSFVKVNAIHYFSLIGGFFGAFLTMLAFKKVAKDKFTLIELIIFTLWVLIIAVVIFKFQTILDIFRGI